A section of the Xiphias gladius isolate SHS-SW01 ecotype Sanya breed wild chromosome 10, ASM1685928v1, whole genome shotgun sequence genome encodes:
- the dglucy gene encoding LOW QUALITY PROTEIN: D-glutamate cyclase, mitochondrial (The sequence of the model RefSeq protein was modified relative to this genomic sequence to represent the inferred CDS: inserted 1 base in 1 codon; substituted 2 bases at 2 genomic stop codons), with protein sequence MPTALRATKRFLRCFRGITYSAMASGYQQDNVILLPNHLANDFEAFCLSNPTLLPLLYRSQSXETSCLHLVRYTDLRYSIHIHTSHNEHACHRFFSSLQNSTSQPRIASEQKAVHQSHQWSDIVCFYLGCSSAIKGILKTAGVPVRNLEQGRNVQGMSWYRTAVAYISVGMFSCPLVITMYPVPVAMLDSAVEVADLNRLAHGAPVHVGEPALLGIQDLSRPDYGLQIELQPSDFTIFWAFGETVTEAILSSKPSLAFSHSPGCMFLTDIPDSSSSPITPPSESMDPPYTKPHPELTALCLLVSHNHLLYSLESKRTVARLRQLEMIIGEDPGQRGIRVLSVQDELLRSRLALSHSFSVDITTGFPTYYTDSPPHETDGRPGAIAMVTMMLSXGKQVTMVTDRKAMDMNEAIIDESVKTGMLKTXIPLVTFEDSGSDSALRFLCHHGHPSKPRYNHLVAIECSGRAGDGNYYNMGGVNIKHLVDPIDNLFIAAKDILGITTTGIGDGGNELGMGKLKEKVKSLMPTGSLIACDIVAGHAITAVILGALFLWATATGRVSRQTGLMEEARLRVIHDDQIKGKLLSCVTSPDQGNRGTLLQPDLGGKLARTWNVTSLGGKEPELVPEVKRYQPDIVGLASSGQVWGYSRGPGKAQGSSEAAERYQQARRAAAAAVTDTKIRLWEEFREAIEKGFRLASRKFWQTIQHLIKGKQGWTQRQVEAEFEDSGETSLISLAEVFEVVEKLLSCKAPGVDSPCDDEGSGHCCTVLADTSLQCCMEVGDSVYGLAD encoded by the exons ATGCCGACTGCTCTCAGAGCCACAAAACGTTTTCTCAGATGTTTCAGGGGTATCACTTACTCTGCCATGGCCTcag gaTACCAGCAGGATAATGTCATCCTCCTGCCAAATCATCTGGCCAATGACTTTGAAGCCTTCTGTCTCAGTAATCCCACCCTCTTGCCACTCCTTTATCGCAGCCAAT AGGAGACTTCCTGTCTTCATCTGGTTAGATACACTGATTTAAGGTATtccatacatatacatacatcaCACAATGAGCACGCATGTCACAGatttt TCTCCAGTCTGCAGAACAGCACCAGTCAACCGAG GATTGCATCAGAACAGAAGGCTGTGCATCAGAGTCATCAATGGTCAGACATTGTATGTTTCTATCTGGGCTGCAGTTCTGCCATCAAGGGCATACTAAAGACAGCTGGAGTCCCTGTCAGGAACTTGGAGCAGGGCAGAAACGTACAGGGTATG TCATGGTACAGA ACTGCAGTTGCTTATATTTCTGTTGGAATGTTCAGCTGCCCTCTAGTGATCACTATGTATCCTGTTCCAGTTGCTATGCTCGATTCAGCTGTGGAGGTTGCTGATCTCAACCGACTAGCACATGGAGCTCCTGTACACGTAGGAGAACCAg CTCTCTTAGGCATACAGGACCTGTCCAGACCAGACTATGGGTTGCAAATAGAGCTGCAGCCTAGTGATTTCACAATCTTCTGGGCCTTTGGAGAGACTGTTACAGAAGCAATACTTAGCAGCA aGCCATCTTTGGCATTCAGTCACTCACCAGGCTGTATGTTCCTGACTGACATCCCAGACTCCTCTTCTTCCCCCATAACTCCTCCCTCTGAAAGCATGGACCCACCATACACCAAACCCCATCCTGAGCTGACTGCCCTCTGCTTACTGGTATCCCACAATCACTTGTTGTACAGCCTGGAATCTAAGAGGACAGTGGCAAGGCTCAGACAGTTGGAGATGATTATTGGAGAGGACCCAg GTCAGCGAGGGATCAGAGTTTTATCCGTTCAGGATGAACTTCTGCGCTCCCGCCTGGCACTCTCCCACTCCTTCTCTGTTGACATAACAACTGGCTTCCCCACATACTACACGGACAG CCCTCCTCATGAGACAGATGGCCGACCTGGAGCCATTGCCATGGTGACCATGATGTTGTCTTAAGGGAAACAGGTGACGATGGTGACAGACAGGAAAGCCATGGATATGAACGAGGCCATTATTGATGAATCTGTGAAGACAG GTATGCTGAAAACTTAAATCCCATTGGTCACCTTTGAAGACAGTGGCTCAGACTCCGCACTTCGCTTCCTGTGTCACCATGGACACCCCAGCAAACCCAG GTATAACCACCTTGTGGCAATAGAGTGCAGTGGAAGGGCTGGAGATGGAAATTACTACAACATGGGAGGAGTAAACATCAAACATCTGGTGGATCCTATTGATAACTTGTTTATTGCCGCCAAGGATATACTTGGAATTACCACTACAGGTA TAGGTGATGGTGGTAATGAGTTGGGGATGGGTAAACTGAAGGAGAAGGTGAAGAGCCTGATGCCCACTGGGAGTCTCATAGCCTGTGATATTGTTGCCGGTCACGCCATCACTGCTG TGATCCTGGGAGCTTTGTTTTTGTGGGCAACAGCCACTGGCAGGGTCTCAAGGCAAACTGGTCTCATGGAAGAGGCCAGACTAAGAGTGATTCACGATGACCAGATAAAGGGCAAACTTCTGAGCTGCGTCACCTCACCTGACCAGGGAAACCGCGGTACCCTCCTACAGCCAGACCTGGGAGGAAAGCTTGCCA GAACATGGAATGTGACCTCTCTGGGGGGGAAGGAGCCAGAGTTGGTGCCAGAGGTCAAGCGGTACCAACCAGATATAGTTGGGCTCGCCTCCAGCGGTCAGGTGTGGGGATACTCACGAGGTCCTGGAAAGGCCCAGGGGTcttctgaagcagcagaaaggTACCAGCAGGCCAGAAGGGCTGCAGCTGCGGCGGTCACGGACACAAAAATCCGGTTGTGGGAGGAGTTCAGGGAGGCCATTGAGAAGGGCTTTCGGTTGGCTTCAAGGaagttctggcaaaccatcCAGCATCTCATCAAGGGTAAGCAGGGCTGGACCCAG AGGCAGGTagaggcagagtttgaagactCGGGGGAAACCTCACTCATATCTCTGGCAGAGGTCTTTGAGGTAGTTGAGAAGCTCCTCAGTTGCAAGGCGCCAGGAGTGGATTCGCCCTGTGATGAtgaaggctctggacattgttgCACTGTCTTGGCTGACACATCTCTTCAATGTTGCATGGAAGTCGGGGACAGTGTCTATGGACTGGCAGACTGA